From Diadema setosum chromosome 5, eeDiaSeto1, whole genome shotgun sequence, the proteins below share one genomic window:
- the LOC140228698 gene encoding galactosylceramide sulfotransferase-like, giving the protein MRTKLRYLLLFGSAVILLCFVYLHSGLKHDHHLAGREDADSAMNRKLADRQDGRQDHIYHRGGNDFFDNAKKNNIPWVQVPDKKLDNGEDNEEESDKVSFDGKARARQRERIDDTLPRPDTGLQDHPMREKPKHKTKRKSKTSSKRKSLTAPEDDPIARFDWNQNVRKDDIHAPQGSLSSEKCTPKTNITFLKVHKTGSSTVQNIFLRYGDQNMLKFVLPTHGHHLGYPNFFEQKHMLKLPGGVYNIFCHHARFSNEVREVMPPNSVYISILRDPVKVFESAFTYFKLDMRMKMAGEKDAMKRFLDDPRKYFDEFSNGVHARNGMLYDFGVPQKEFDDVEFINRAISMINQQFDLIMIAEYFEESLLLMKELLCWEMRDVVVFRQNARNVDSVLSIDLDMRSKIQDWNSGDMLLYSFFNKTLWEKIQRYGHDRMKKDKIVLERKTKDLFKRCIATNTASRDQGDFKVWQPPGVNINAFVLKSEARGNKHCEMMVKPEIQYTMELKIKQFPGIGLASKVRQVKKPPAPSGLGRNW; this is encoded by the coding sequence GAAACTGGCTGACAGGCAAGATGGAAGACAGGACCACATCTACCACCGGGGCGGCAATGACTTCTTTGACAATGCCAAGAAAAACAACATCCCTTGGGTTCAGGTACCAGACAAAAAACTAGATAATGGAGAAGACAATGAGGAGGAGAGTGACAAGGTGTCCTTCGATGGCAAGGCGAGAgcaaggcagagagagagaatcgATGACACATTGCCCCGGCCGGACACTGGCCTGCAAGATCACCCCATGCGGGAGAAACCGAAACACAAAACGAAGCGGAAATCGAAGACATCCTCGAAGCGGAAGAGTCTCACTGCTCCCGAAGATGACCCAATCGCAAGGTTTGATTGGAATCAGAATGTGCGCAAGGACGACATACACGCTCCCCAGGGAAGTCTGTCTTCAGAGAAATGCACACCAAAGACCAATATCACCTTCTTGAAAGTCCACAAAACTGGCAGCAGCACTGTCCAGAACATCTTCCTGCGATACGGTGACCAGAACATGCTAAAATTTGTCCTGCCCACCCATGGCCACCACCTTGGGTACCCCAACTTCTTTGAGCAGAAGCACATGCTGAAGCTTCCAGGTGGAGTCTACAACATCTTCTGTCATCACGCCAGATTCAGCAATGAAGTGCGGGAGGTGATGCCGCCGAATTCAGTCTACATCAGCATCCTGCGTGATCCTGTCAAAGTCTTTGAGAGCGCCTTCACCTACTTCAAGCTGGACATGCGCATGAAGATGGCCGGCGAAAAAGATGCCATGAAGAGATTTCTCGACGACCCCAGGAAGTACTTTGACGAGTTCAGTAATGGCGTGCACGCGCGAAACGGTATGCTGTATGATTTTGGCGTTCCTCAAAAGGAATTTGACGACGTTGAATTCATCAACCGAGCAATATCCATGATTAATCAGCAGTTTGATTTGATTATGATTGCTGAGTATTTCGAAGAATCTTTGCTCCTGATGAAAGAGCTCCTGTGCTGGGAGATGCGTGATGTTGTTGTCTTCAGGCAAAATGCCAGAAACGTTGATTCTGTGCTGAGCATTGATTTGGACATGCGCTCCAAAATCCAGGATTGGAACTCGGGCGACATGCTTCTGTACAGCTTCTTCAATAAAACCCTGTGGGAGAAAATTCAGCGGTACGGGCACGATAGAATGAAAAAGGACAAGATTGTCCTGGAGCGCAAGACAAAAGACCTGTTTAAAAGGTGCATTGCTACAAACACAGCCTCGAGAGACCAGGGCGACTTTAAAGTGTGGCAACCGCCGGGTGTGAACATCAACGCTTTTGTCTTAAAATCTGAGGCAAGGGGGAACAAGCACTGCGAGATGATGGTTAAACCTGAAATACAGTACACAATGGAGCTGAAGATTAAACAGTTCCCAGGAATCGGTCTTGCCAGTAAGGTCAGACAGGTTAAGAAACCTCCAGCGCCGAGTGGGTTGGGAAGGAACTGGTGA